A section of the Verrucomicrobium sp. GAS474 genome encodes:
- a CDS encoding shikimate dehydrogenase translates to MSAYPPADKPTMYFIGVTTAKSSINRIFPLWAQALGLGDCQLRGIDFKLHDTAENYRAAVDFIKNDPFSRGALVTTHKLDLCAACRDQFDEIDAFSDALGEVSSIYKRDGRILGRAVDPFSSGLALEAFLPADYWIKNPEAEVLILGAGGSAVALAWHLVQERHGANKPRRIHVANRSTPRLHHLRQVHAGWHTPVELLIHHVPQAEMSDALVAKLPPGSLIVNGTGLGKDAPGSPLTDAVVFPERAYVWEFNYRGNLVFLDQARAQEKSRSLFVEDGWIYFIHGWTRVIADVFDAEIPPRGPVFDRLSEIAKEAR, encoded by the coding sequence ATGAGTGCCTACCCCCCCGCAGACAAGCCGACCATGTACTTCATCGGCGTCACCACCGCGAAGTCGTCGATCAACCGCATCTTTCCCCTCTGGGCCCAGGCCCTCGGGCTGGGCGACTGCCAGCTCCGCGGCATCGACTTCAAGCTCCACGACACGGCGGAGAACTACCGCGCCGCCGTCGACTTCATCAAGAACGACCCCTTCTCCCGGGGCGCGCTCGTCACCACCCACAAGCTCGACCTCTGCGCCGCCTGCCGCGACCAGTTCGACGAGATCGACGCCTTCTCCGACGCCCTCGGCGAGGTGAGCAGCATCTACAAGCGCGACGGCCGCATCCTGGGCCGCGCGGTCGATCCCTTCAGCAGCGGCCTCGCCCTGGAGGCCTTCCTCCCCGCCGACTACTGGATCAAGAACCCCGAGGCCGAGGTCCTCATCCTCGGCGCGGGCGGCTCCGCCGTCGCCCTCGCCTGGCACCTGGTGCAGGAACGCCACGGCGCCAACAAGCCCCGCCGCATCCATGTCGCCAACCGGAGCACGCCCCGCCTCCACCACCTCCGCCAGGTCCACGCGGGCTGGCACACCCCCGTCGAGCTCCTCATCCACCACGTCCCCCAGGCCGAGATGAGCGACGCCCTCGTCGCGAAGCTCCCGCCCGGCTCCCTGATCGTGAACGGCACCGGCCTCGGCAAGGACGCCCCCGGCTCCCCCCTCACCGACGCCGTCGTCTTCCCGGAGCGGGCCTATGTCTGGGAATTCAACTACCGCGGCAACCTCGTCTTCCTCGACCAGGCCCGGGCCCAGGAAAAGAGCCGCTCGCTCTTCGTCGAGGACGGCTGGATCTACTTCATCCACGGCTGGACCCGCGTCATCGCCGACGTCTTCGACGCGGAGATCCCCCCGCGCGGCCCCGTCTTCGACCGCCTCTCCGAGATCGCCAAGGAAGCCCGCTGA
- a CDS encoding PEP-CTERM sorting domain-containing protein, which translates to MNKQYNLLSLALLSLSLVLPATQAKAQSTLYFGALGTGGSGTWDSGTNGTWNTAVNGDIANITPWINGDVADFAGTAGTVTSTGGMTASGIIFDTAGYTITGSAITLAGPTPTLVMNQNATINASLAGTSGFTVAGTGTLTLGVLPTATGGYSVIGGSTLQFANVGTTGAGTYVSQAIAVGTGSNLVFSNSTSTNESNTSALSGSGNVTISGFGTSYFNLNGTNTESSLTINLTQGSASAASWYVGTVFIGAPTTTPTPNAVNIGTLTVNSGYVEVRQSMTMGGINGTGGAITSDSAASGTILTLNGTGSYTYSGTVGKSANLLGTAIADTARSANVTVNKTGTGTQSIAVGNWTGTTTVSAGTLEVVSANLTGTVTVSGGTLLIDSGTLSGVTSISAGTLELVSGSLTAGSTGLSSGTYVAAGATFNLDSGTAYSGTGAGIKGTVNIGSGGTFYLNNVYGGNVAGSTLGAYLLSTTKFNGAGNLVISGASSTTSGPGYWGFNSTGMINITGTTTINISPAGTSANVGLGIVYANAVNAFSTSSLMDIEAGIFDTRYGQTFAGLTGQAGTYVTNDLTTVAIDTINLASGTQTFQGNIGTASNNGFTVGGNYVGITKTGAGTQILKGTNTYTGATTVSAGALLLNGTGSISASTATVSGVNASNKATYGGAGSIYKTNVGNFGILQVGDANDSTNASRYSLTATGAVTTTSGSALSFILAGTTAGSGYSQLAMGTNLLTIGTGTDLTLTLNYAASVNDAFNIVTGTTAVSGLFASLNGTTTTLADGSTFTLGSDVLRINYGAGGGITLTVLSVPEPSTVVLLGGGALFLAMAIRRRLALERI; encoded by the coding sequence ATGAATAAACAATATAACCTCCTCTCCCTCGCCCTCCTGAGCCTTTCCCTGGTGCTTCCCGCCACCCAGGCGAAAGCCCAGTCGACCCTTTATTTCGGTGCCTTGGGGACAGGCGGAAGCGGCACGTGGGATAGCGGCACCAACGGAACTTGGAATACGGCAGTGAATGGCGACATTGCCAATATCACTCCCTGGATCAACGGCGATGTCGCCGACTTTGCCGGGACGGCCGGGACCGTGACCTCCACAGGAGGGATGACGGCGAGCGGGATCATCTTCGACACGGCGGGTTACACGATCACCGGCTCCGCGATCACCCTGGCCGGGCCGACGCCGACGCTCGTCATGAACCAGAACGCCACGATCAACGCCTCTCTGGCGGGTACCAGCGGCTTCACCGTGGCAGGAACGGGAACGCTGACGCTCGGGGTGCTCCCGACCGCCACCGGCGGCTACAGTGTTATCGGCGGCAGCACCCTTCAGTTCGCCAACGTCGGCACGACCGGGGCGGGCACCTATGTCAGCCAGGCGATCGCCGTCGGCACCGGATCGAACCTCGTCTTCAGCAACAGCACGTCGACCAACGAATCGAACACCTCGGCCCTCTCGGGTTCCGGCAACGTGACGATCAGCGGCTTCGGAACCTCCTACTTCAACCTGAACGGCACCAACACGGAAAGCTCCCTGACCATCAACCTGACCCAGGGCTCGGCCAGCGCGGCGAGCTGGTACGTCGGCACCGTCTTCATCGGCGCCCCCACCACCACCCCGACGCCCAACGCGGTGAACATCGGGACGCTGACCGTCAACTCGGGCTACGTCGAAGTCCGCCAAAGCATGACCATGGGCGGCATCAACGGAACCGGCGGCGCCATCACCTCCGACTCCGCCGCCAGCGGCACGATCCTGACGCTGAACGGCACCGGCAGCTACACCTACAGCGGCACGGTCGGCAAGTCGGCCAATCTCCTCGGCACCGCGATCGCCGATACCGCCCGCTCCGCGAACGTGACCGTGAACAAGACCGGGACCGGCACCCAGTCGATCGCCGTCGGCAACTGGACGGGTACCACCACGGTCAGCGCGGGAACGCTCGAAGTCGTCTCGGCGAACCTGACGGGCACCGTCACGGTCAGCGGGGGAACCCTCCTCATCGACTCGGGAACCCTCTCGGGGGTCACCTCGATCAGCGCGGGGACGCTCGAACTCGTCTCGGGAAGCCTCACGGCGGGCAGCACCGGCCTCTCCAGCGGCACCTACGTCGCCGCGGGGGCGACGTTCAACCTCGACTCCGGCACCGCCTACTCCGGCACGGGGGCAGGCATCAAGGGAACGGTCAACATCGGCTCGGGCGGAACGTTCTACCTGAACAACGTCTACGGTGGAAATGTGGCCGGGAGCACCTTGGGCGCCTACCTGCTCTCCACCACGAAGTTCAACGGCGCGGGCAACCTGGTCATCAGCGGCGCGTCGTCGACGACCTCCGGCCCCGGCTACTGGGGCTTCAACAGCACGGGGATGATCAACATCACCGGCACGACGACCATCAACATTTCCCCCGCCGGAACCAGTGCCAACGTCGGCCTCGGCATCGTCTACGCGAATGCGGTGAACGCCTTTTCCACCTCGTCCCTCATGGACATCGAAGCCGGCATCTTCGACACCCGGTACGGCCAGACCTTCGCCGGCCTCACCGGCCAGGCGGGAACCTACGTGACCAACGACCTCACGACCGTCGCCATCGACACCATCAACCTTGCCTCGGGGACCCAGACCTTCCAGGGCAACATCGGCACCGCCTCGAACAACGGCTTCACCGTCGGGGGTAACTACGTGGGAATCACGAAGACCGGCGCGGGGACCCAGATCCTGAAGGGGACCAACACGTACACCGGCGCGACGACGGTCAGCGCGGGCGCGCTCCTCCTGAACGGCACCGGCTCGATCAGCGCCAGCACGGCGACGGTCTCCGGCGTCAACGCCTCCAACAAGGCGACCTACGGCGGCGCGGGCTCGATCTACAAGACGAACGTCGGGAACTTCGGCATCCTCCAGGTCGGCGACGCGAACGACTCGACGAACGCGAGCCGCTACTCCCTCACCGCGACCGGCGCGGTGACGACGACCTCGGGCTCGGCCCTCTCCTTCATCCTCGCCGGGACGACGGCGGGGAGCGGCTACAGCCAGCTGGCGATGGGGACCAACCTCCTCACCATCGGAACCGGCACCGACCTGACCTTGACCCTCAACTACGCCGCGAGCGTGAACGACGCCTTCAACATCGTCACCGGCACGACGGCCGTCTCGGGCCTCTTCGCCAGCCTCAACGGCACGACGACGACCCTCGCCGACGGCTCGACGTTCACCCTCGGCAGCGACGTCCTCCGGATCAACTACGGCGCGGGCGGCGGCATCACGCTGACGGTCCTCTCCGTGCCGGAGCCCTCCACCGTCGTCCTCCTCGGCGGCGGGGCGCTCTTCCTGGCGATGGCCATCCGCCGCCGCCTCGCCCTCGAGCGCATCTAA
- a CDS encoding FGGY family carbohydrate kinase encodes MASLVGIDIGTQGVKAALYTADGLCLAEAFRPSRPLRPEPGTVEEDPEFQYTSALEVVAECLAKAGEPGRDVAALGIAGQMAGVLGIDRAGRAVTPYDSWLDTRCSAQIVEMSREAGDEILGKTGNAPSFNHGPKILWWKQTRPEAYARIHAFVQPGGYVAMRLCGLDGAEAFIDATYLHFSGYADTRRRAWDADLCARFGIDPGKLPRIVAPHEVVGRISSEAARASGLPEGLPVVAGCGDTAASFLSCGATREGICVDVAGTASVFAATTSEFIADPSRTLGCGPSVVPGLWHPYAYVNGGGQNLEWFRGTILKGRLSFEELNRLPEVADADPLRDASLPFFVPHLGGRVSPNWPALRGGWVGLGWDASEGTLFRSMLEGVALEYGLYRRALRALLPGFEIGEIRITGGGEKSAPWNRIKADRLRADVVGIARAGGAPVGAALLAGHGVGLFPALATAADCWTVLGARTRPAADPRIAALGEARIGRYAALLDALHGWSAAS; translated from the coding sequence ATGGCGTCGCTCGTCGGCATCGACATCGGCACCCAGGGGGTCAAGGCGGCGCTCTACACCGCCGACGGCCTCTGCCTCGCCGAGGCGTTCCGCCCCTCCCGTCCCCTGCGGCCCGAGCCCGGGACGGTCGAGGAGGACCCCGAATTCCAGTACACCTCGGCCCTCGAGGTTGTCGCCGAGTGCCTCGCCAAGGCGGGGGAGCCGGGCCGGGACGTCGCCGCGCTCGGCATCGCCGGGCAGATGGCGGGGGTCCTCGGCATCGACCGCGCGGGCCGCGCCGTCACCCCGTACGACTCGTGGCTCGACACCCGGTGCAGCGCCCAGATCGTCGAGATGAGCCGCGAGGCGGGCGACGAGATCCTGGGGAAGACCGGCAACGCCCCGAGCTTCAACCACGGCCCGAAGATCCTCTGGTGGAAGCAGACCCGGCCCGAGGCCTACGCCCGCATCCACGCCTTCGTCCAGCCCGGCGGCTACGTCGCGATGCGGCTCTGCGGCCTCGACGGCGCGGAGGCCTTCATCGACGCCACCTACCTCCACTTTTCCGGCTACGCCGACACCCGCCGCCGCGCGTGGGACGCGGACCTTTGCGCCCGCTTCGGGATCGATCCAGGGAAGCTTCCGCGGATCGTCGCCCCCCACGAGGTCGTCGGCCGGATCTCGTCCGAGGCCGCCCGGGCCTCGGGCCTCCCCGAAGGGCTCCCCGTCGTGGCGGGCTGCGGCGACACCGCCGCCAGCTTCCTTTCCTGCGGCGCGACCCGCGAGGGGATCTGCGTCGACGTGGCCGGGACGGCCTCGGTCTTCGCCGCGACGACCTCGGAGTTCATCGCCGATCCCTCGCGGACCCTCGGCTGCGGCCCCTCCGTCGTCCCCGGCCTCTGGCATCCCTACGCCTACGTGAATGGCGGCGGGCAGAACCTCGAATGGTTCCGCGGGACGATCCTCAAGGGCCGCCTTTCCTTCGAGGAACTGAACCGCCTCCCCGAGGTCGCCGACGCCGATCCCTTGCGCGACGCCTCCCTCCCGTTCTTCGTCCCCCACCTCGGCGGGCGGGTCTCGCCGAACTGGCCCGCGCTGCGGGGCGGCTGGGTCGGGCTCGGCTGGGACGCCTCGGAGGGAACCCTCTTCCGCTCGATGCTCGAGGGCGTCGCGCTCGAATACGGCCTGTACCGGCGGGCGCTCCGGGCGCTCCTGCCTGGCTTCGAGATCGGCGAAATCCGCATCACCGGCGGCGGCGAGAAGAGCGCGCCGTGGAACCGGATCAAGGCCGACCGCCTCCGCGCCGACGTCGTCGGCATCGCCCGCGCCGGGGGCGCCCCCGTCGGGGCCGCCCTCCTCGCCGGGCACGGCGTCGGGCTCTTCCCCGCCCTCGCCACCGCCGCCGACTGCTGGACCGTCCTCGGCGCCCGCACCCGGCCCGCCGCCGATCCCCGGATCGCCGCGCTGGGCGAGGCCCGCATCGGCCGCTACGCGGCGCTCCTCGACGCGCTCCACGGCTGGAGCGCGGCTTCGTGA
- a CDS encoding phosphoglycerate dehydrogenase, with protein sequence MGRILVTPRSVTRSGHPSLDRLRAAGHEVVLGPAGRQPSEAELLELLPACEGYLAGVEPVSARVLAAASRLRAISRNGTGIDNVDTEAAQARGIALLRAEGANARGVAELTIGFLFALARGLPVTDARMKERKWERANGIELEGKTLGVVGCGRIGRLVSGMALGIGMKVIAQDLYPDASYRPSPDFRFAPLPELLAAADVVTLHCPPLPGHRPLIDAAALAGMKKGVFLVNTARFDLIDPAAIAAALDSGGIAALALDVFDGEPPQDWSLAAHPRVIASPHIGGFTAESIDRAMDFAVDNLLRALAATPAAH encoded by the coding sequence ATGGGCCGCATCCTCGTCACCCCCCGCTCCGTCACCCGGAGCGGCCATCCCTCCCTCGACCGCCTCCGGGCGGCGGGGCACGAGGTCGTCCTCGGGCCGGCCGGACGCCAGCCGAGCGAGGCCGAGCTCCTGGAGCTCCTCCCCGCCTGCGAGGGCTACCTCGCCGGGGTCGAGCCCGTTTCGGCCCGCGTCCTCGCCGCCGCCTCCCGGCTCCGCGCCATCAGCCGGAACGGGACCGGGATCGACAATGTCGACACCGAGGCCGCGCAGGCCCGAGGCATCGCCCTCCTCCGCGCCGAGGGGGCCAACGCCCGCGGCGTCGCCGAGCTGACCATCGGCTTCCTCTTCGCCCTCGCGCGGGGGCTCCCCGTCACCGACGCCCGGATGAAGGAGCGGAAGTGGGAACGGGCGAACGGCATCGAGCTGGAGGGGAAGACCCTCGGCGTCGTCGGCTGCGGCCGGATCGGCCGCCTCGTCTCGGGGATGGCGCTCGGGATCGGGATGAAAGTGATCGCCCAGGACCTCTATCCCGACGCCTCCTACCGCCCCTCGCCCGATTTCCGCTTCGCCCCGCTGCCGGAACTCCTCGCCGCCGCCGACGTCGTCACCCTCCACTGCCCCCCCCTTCCCGGCCACCGCCCCCTGATCGACGCGGCGGCCCTTGCCGGAATGAAGAAGGGGGTCTTCCTGGTCAACACCGCCCGCTTCGACCTCATCGATCCGGCCGCCATCGCCGCCGCGCTCGATTCCGGAGGGATCGCCGCCCTCGCCCTCGACGTCTTCGACGGGGAGCCGCCGCAGGACTGGTCCCTCGCCGCCCATCCCCGCGTCATCGCCTCCCCCCACATCGGCGGCTTCACCGCCGAGAGCATCGACCGCGCGATGGATTTTGCCGTCGACAACCTCCTCCGCGCCCTCGCCGCGACCCCGGCCGCGCATTGA
- a CDS encoding glucose-6-phosphate isomerase family protein, protein MPAIELHPETRFIDPFAVDFDLVAGIMKEPKDHLVRRASDMKGHYQDQAAFDRLVADGNPLHYEVFEVPVPHEYGHLMYCISKLQAGKVGDEYFMTKGHYHSRVNTGEIYLALRGEGLMMMKTSDGQCRWERFAPGRMVYVPPYWGHRSINTGSEPLISFCVYPGDAGHNYGDIEKEGFPKRAFDRGGQVVIE, encoded by the coding sequence ATGCCCGCCATCGAACTCCATCCCGAGACCCGCTTCATCGATCCCTTCGCCGTCGACTTCGACCTGGTCGCCGGAATCATGAAGGAACCGAAGGACCACCTCGTCCGCCGCGCCTCCGACATGAAGGGCCACTACCAGGACCAGGCCGCCTTCGACCGCCTCGTCGCCGACGGCAACCCCCTCCACTACGAGGTCTTCGAGGTCCCCGTCCCGCACGAATACGGCCACCTGATGTACTGCATCAGCAAGCTCCAGGCCGGCAAGGTCGGCGACGAGTACTTCATGACGAAGGGCCACTACCATTCCCGGGTCAACACCGGGGAGATCTACCTCGCCCTGCGCGGCGAGGGCCTGATGATGATGAAGACCTCCGACGGCCAGTGCCGGTGGGAACGCTTCGCCCCGGGCCGGATGGTCTACGTCCCGCCCTACTGGGGCCACCGCTCGATCAACACCGGGAGCGAGCCGCTGATCAGCTTCTGCGTCTATCCGGGCGACGCCGGGCACAATTACGGCGACATCGAAAAGGAAGGCTTCCCGAAGCGGGCTTTCGACCGCGGCGGCCAGGTCGTGATCGAGTAA